One window of Amaranthus tricolor cultivar Red isolate AtriRed21 chromosome 11, ASM2621246v1, whole genome shotgun sequence genomic DNA carries:
- the LOC130827572 gene encoding AT-rich interactive domain-containing protein 4-like, whose product MMQSSSSNGNIIGSLKQNCSVLAVVCDSKVRGRQTEDRLRYPFPGLGSSSRLEVRTLKNPSLDELWRTLESWKPNVVYLQGLVLPNDEIGSLVWDGGDLSNNAEVIAEVFSHVLPAMVYLEIPNGEILADAIHSKGVPYVIFWWNTFSCFAAAHFRNALFSVVQSSPCHTWDAFQLADASFRLYCIRNNAVVPRNSQKIVGKLGPSLLGEAPIIEVALPEVDVGEDEDGEEEDGSGSNLSAIKIHDDDVSTRFLICGVACSLDAYLLGCLEDGLNAILGIEMRGSKLQSRFSAPPPPQQAGAFSRGVVTMKCDISTCSAAHISLLVSGSAQTCFDDQQLENHIKKEAIERSQLIQAVPSSEETKLPSSEPRTSVSIACGAEVFEVYLKAPSWAQQVLRQLAPESSYRSLVALGIASIQGLAVASFQKDDAERLLFFCKKQEKVQHPLNSDLVAPPSWLRPPPPSRNFSERGQGSSPCSHYSSYSKNQLGMTRSELEDKETRFSNGTYSPVVPIRKKLKVAAMRPIPFTNVRQMMPFSGIVQTDSYDTGQGKPSLPSVPPTKHSILASHPAPNRRASNAYQAKQIISLNPMPLKKHGCGRPPIQLCSEEDFLKDVMQFLILRGHTRLVPHGGFEEFPDAILNSKRLDLYNLYREVVSRGGFHVGNGINWKGQVFSKMRNYTATNKMTGVGNTLKRHYETYLLEYELAHDDVDGECCLLCRSSAAGDWVNCGICGEWAHFGCDTRQGLGAFKDYAKTDGLEYICPHCSVANFRKKVQKTTNGYSDGSTYSRHV is encoded by the exons ATGATGCAGAGTAGTAGTAGTAACGGTAATATTATAGGGAGTTTGAAACAAAATTGCAGTGTTCTTGCTGTTGTTTGTGATAGTAAGGTTAGAGGACGTCAAACCGAAGATCGATTAAGGTACCCTTTTCCTGGATTAGGATCTTCGAGCCGGTTAGAG GTTAGGACATTGAAAAATCCTAGCTTGGATGAGTTATGGAGAACCCTTGAATCATGGAAGCCCAATGTGGTGTATTTACAAGGGCTAGTATTGCCAAATGATGAAATTGGGTCTTTAGTATGGGATGGTGGTGATTTATCTAATAATGCTGAAGTGATAGCTGAAGTTTTTAGTCATGTATTGCCTGCAATG GTTTATCTGGAGATTCCAAATGGTGAAATATTGGCTGATGCTATTCATTCTAAG GGTGTTCCATATGTCATATTTTGGTGGAACACATTTTCGTGCTTTGCAGCTGCTCATTTTCGAAATGCTTTATTTTCAGTTGTACAAAG CTCCCCATGCCATACCTGGGATGCTTTTCAACTGGCAGATGCATCTTTTAGACTTTATTGCATCAGGAACAATGCAGTGGTTCCAAGAAACAGCCAAAAGATTGTTGGTAAACTTGGTCCATCTCTTCTTGGGGAAGCTCCTATTATTGAAGTTGCTTTGCCCGAGGTTGATGTTGGCGAAGATGAAGATGGCGAAGAAGAAGATGGCTCTGGAAGTAATTTATCTGCTATCAAAATCCACGACGATGATGTGAGCACGAGATTTCTGATATGTGGGGTGGCATGCTCATTG GATGCATATTTGTTGGGATGTTTGGAGGATGGACTGAATGCTATTTTGGGAATAGAA ATGCGTGGGAGCAAGCTTCAAAGCCGCTTCAG TGCCCCACCACCACCACAGCAGGCAGGTGCATTCTCGCGTGGTGTTGTGACCATGAAATGTGATATTTCTACCTGTAGTGCTGCTCATATTTCTCTTCTGGTGTCTGGAAGTGCACAAACTTGTTTTGATGATCAG CAATTGGAAAATCATATAAAGAAGGAGGCCATTGAAAGAAGTCAGCTCATACAGGCAGTACCATCTTCGGAAGAAACTAAATTACCTTCATCTGAGCCTCGAACATCTGTCTCAATTGCTTGTGGAGCAGAAGTTTTTGAAGTATACTTGAAAGCACCGTCATGGGCCCAGCAG GTATTGCGGCAGTTGGCACCAGAAAGTTCTTATAGAAGTCTAGTAGCCCTTGGAATTGCTAGCATTCAGGGATTGGCTGTTGCTTCATTTCAGAAAGATGATGCTGAACGTCTTCTGTTCTTCTGTAAAAAACAAGAGAAAGTTCAACACCCACTCAACAGTGATCTAGTTGCCCCACCAAGTTGGCTGAGACCACCTCCTCCAAGCAGAAATTTTTCGGAAAGAGGTCAAGGATCAAGCCCGTGTTCACATTACAGTTCATATTCTAAAAATCAACTTGGCATGACGAGATCTGAGCTAGAAGATAAAGAAACTAGATTCTCTAATGGGACTTACAGTCCTGTTGTTCCCATCcggaaaaaattaaaagtagcaGCAATGAGACCCATACCTTTCACCAATGTTCGGCAAATGATGCCTTTTTCGGGCATAGTGCAAACAGATAGTTATGATACTGGTCAAGGGAAGCCCAGCTTGCCTTCTGTTCCACCAACCAAGCATAGTATCTTGGCTTCACATCCTGCTCCAAACAGAAGGGCATCAAACGCATATCAGGCTAAGCAGATCATATCTTTAAATCCAATGCCTCTGAAAAAACATGGATGTGGTAGACCACCTATCCAGTTGTGCTCTGAG GAGGATTTTTTGAAGGACGTTATGCAGTTTCTTATTCTCCGTGGACACACTCGACTTGTTCCGCACGGTGGGTTTGAAGAGTTCCCTGATGCCATCCTCAACTCTAAGAGGCTTGATCTATACAACTTGTATAGAGAG GTTGTTTCAAGAGGAGGCTTTCATGTTGGTAATGGCATCAATTGGAAAGGGCAAGTTTTCTCTAAGATGCGGAATTACACTGCTACCAATAAAATGACT GGTGTTGGAAACACGCTCAAACGACATTACGAAACTTACCTGCTGGAATATGAATTGGCTCATGACGATGTGGATGGAGAATGTTGCTTATTATGTCGCAG TAGTGCAGCCGGTGACTGGGTGAACTGTGGTATATGCGGGGAGTGGGCCCACTTTGGTTGTGATACACGGCAAGGTCTAGGCGCGTTCAAG GATTATGCGAAGACAGACGGATTAGAGTACATTTGTCCGCATTGCAGTGTCGCAAATTTCAGGAAGAAGGTGCAAAAGACTACAAACGGGTATTCAGACGGTTCAACATATTCACGACATGTATGA
- the LOC130827573 gene encoding FCS-Like Zinc finger 17-like has product MAIGREHLTGLRIVILQISENDEYLSNKVVLKSGLKSLTRTPITLISSINIANYCNVINEEVNCFLRSCHLCNTPLSHHKDVYMYRGDQGYCSIECRSRQIVMDETKELEAKMKNKRNEAKSKSIDCGGCETCRLLHDLRRRRNDKFKPLISSIKHQQPLLSIS; this is encoded by the exons atGGCTATAGGAAGAGAACATCTTACAGGGCTTCGAATTGTAATACTTCAAATTTCAGAAAATGATGAGTATTTAAGCAATAAAGTTGTGCTTAAATCTGGTTTAAAATCATTAACCAGAACCCCCATTACTTTAATTTCATCAATTAACATTGCTAATTATTGTAATGTTATTAATGAAGAGGTTAATTGCTTTTTAAGATCATGCCATTTATGCAATACTCCTCTTTCCCATCATAAAGATGTTTATATGTACAG AGGTGACCAGGGATATTGCAGCATAGAATGTAGGAGCAGGCAAATAGTGATGGATGAAACAAAAGAGTTGGaagcaaagatgaagaataagaGGAATGAAGCAAAGAGTAAGAGCATTGATTGTGGAGGTTGTGAGACTTGTAGATTATTACATGATCTTAGACGACGTCGTAATGATAAGTTTAAGCCATTAATCTCTTCTATTAAACATCAACAACCTTTACTATCTATCTCATAa